One window from the genome of uncultured Tateyamaria sp. encodes:
- a CDS encoding multidrug efflux RND transporter permease subunit has product MGRFFVSRPIFAIVVSVIMTIVGLISYYQLPIEQYPEIAPPSIVVRAAYPGADAETIANTVATPLEQEINGVEDMLYLSSYSTADGSMSLTITFELGTDLDTAQVLVQNRVAIAEPRLPQEVRALGVTTTKSSPDLMMVVHMLSPDETFDQLYVSNYARARVRDRLVRIDGVGDLIIFGEREFSARVWIDPDKLTSLGLTAGDVVAALREQNVQVSGGSLGAPPNTAANAFQVSITTQGRLEDPREFGRVIVKASDDGRVVRVRDVARVEIGARSYVTNSYLDNKPAVALGVFQRPGSNALATAAEVRATMDALAGDFPQGLEYRVVYNPTEFISASIDAVYTTLFEAVLLVVIVILVFLQSWRTAIIPLLAVPVSLIGTFAIMLALGYTLNLLTLFGLILAIGIVVDDAIVVVENVERNIDNGMTPREASARTMDEVQSAIIGTSLVLIAVFVPAALVPGITGQFYKQFAVTIAVATVISSINSLSLSPALAAVLLKQRSDTPSRNPLVRIGGVFANGFNRGFDAMTRGYAAIVRILVGTWGMILVTFVVFAGLIGAAWWINEQVPTGFIPDADQGYAIVVVQLPEGAALDRTDAVMKQATEIARATPGVVNAVAFAGFSGATFTNASNQGVIFTTFEPFEDRIESGLNANAIVGQLFGRMQVIREAFIIAIAPPAVRGVGTGGGFKMQLQDTETSDMGRVLNTAYAIMGASQQSDKVAGVFTTFSASSPQVFLEIDRVRAQMLNVPIGEIFETLSINLGSAYVNDFNAFGRLFQVRAQADQQFRLEEDDIRSLRVRTATGALVPLGTLVSVVDTAGPALVQRYNQLVSVPIQGNATPGVSTGEALIAMEELAAQLMPPGVNFEWTELALQERNQGDAASYIFAFSVLFAFLFLAALYESWVLPLAIILVVPLAVLSALSGVMLRGMDNNILTQVGLIVLVGLSAKNAILIVEFAKQAQEEKGLSPAEAAVESCRLRLRPILMTAFAFILGVVPLMIATGPGSEMRQALGTAVFFGMSGVTFLGLFFTPVFYVALRRIFPVTTTAPDGPAAEPEPDKATAS; this is encoded by the coding sequence ATGGGCCGTTTCTTTGTAAGCCGCCCGATCTTTGCCATCGTCGTGTCGGTCATCATGACGATTGTGGGCCTGATCTCGTATTACCAGCTGCCCATCGAGCAATACCCCGAAATCGCGCCACCCTCGATCGTTGTGCGTGCGGCCTATCCCGGGGCGGACGCCGAAACCATCGCCAACACCGTTGCGACCCCGCTTGAGCAGGAAATCAACGGGGTAGAGGACATGCTCTACCTGTCGTCCTACTCGACCGCCGACGGGTCGATGAGCCTGACAATCACCTTCGAATTGGGTACCGACCTGGATACCGCACAGGTGCTGGTGCAAAACAGGGTCGCCATCGCCGAACCGCGCCTGCCACAAGAGGTGCGCGCCCTTGGCGTCACTACTACAAAATCCTCGCCCGACCTGATGATGGTCGTGCACATGCTGTCGCCTGACGAAACCTTCGATCAGCTGTATGTGTCCAATTACGCGCGGGCGCGGGTGCGGGACAGGCTGGTGCGCATTGACGGGGTCGGCGACCTCATCATCTTTGGAGAGCGTGAGTTTTCCGCTCGGGTCTGGATTGACCCGGACAAGTTGACGTCGCTTGGTCTGACGGCGGGCGATGTCGTTGCTGCCTTGCGCGAACAGAACGTCCAGGTGTCCGGCGGATCACTCGGGGCGCCCCCCAACACGGCTGCCAATGCATTCCAGGTCTCGATCACGACCCAGGGGCGGCTTGAAGATCCGCGCGAATTTGGCCGTGTGATCGTCAAGGCATCCGATGACGGGCGCGTCGTGCGGGTGCGTGATGTTGCGCGGGTGGAAATCGGGGCCCGGTCTTATGTGACGAATTCCTATCTCGACAATAAACCAGCGGTTGCCCTGGGCGTCTTCCAGCGGCCGGGATCCAACGCGCTGGCCACCGCGGCCGAAGTGCGCGCCACCATGGACGCACTGGCCGGGGATTTTCCCCAGGGCCTCGAATACCGCGTCGTCTATAACCCGACCGAGTTCATCAGTGCTTCAATCGACGCCGTCTATACCACCTTGTTCGAGGCGGTGCTGCTGGTGGTGATCGTCATTCTGGTGTTCCTGCAAAGCTGGCGCACCGCGATCATTCCCCTGCTTGCGGTGCCCGTGTCCCTGATCGGCACGTTCGCGATCATGCTGGCCTTGGGCTACACGCTCAACTTGCTGACGCTGTTCGGCTTGATCCTTGCCATCGGGATCGTGGTCGATGACGCCATTGTGGTGGTCGAAAATGTGGAACGGAACATCGACAACGGCATGACCCCGCGCGAAGCGTCCGCGCGCACCATGGACGAGGTGCAAAGCGCCATCATCGGTACGTCGCTGGTTCTGATTGCGGTCTTTGTGCCAGCGGCCCTGGTGCCGGGCATCACCGGTCAATTCTACAAACAGTTTGCCGTGACAATTGCCGTGGCAACCGTGATTTCCAGTATCAACTCGCTCAGCCTGTCGCCAGCATTGGCCGCCGTCCTTTTGAAGCAGCGCAGCGATACACCGTCACGCAATCCGCTGGTGCGGATCGGCGGTGTCTTTGCCAACGGGTTCAATCGCGGTTTTGACGCGATGACCCGCGGCTACGCCGCCATTGTCCGTATCCTTGTCGGGACATGGGGTATGATCCTGGTCACCTTTGTGGTCTTTGCCGGTTTGATTGGCGCGGCGTGGTGGATCAACGAACAGGTGCCGACAGGCTTCATTCCGGACGCCGACCAGGGCTACGCCATCGTGGTTGTGCAATTGCCGGAAGGGGCGGCGCTGGATCGCACCGACGCGGTGATGAAACAGGCAACCGAAATCGCACGCGCAACCCCCGGGGTCGTGAACGCAGTTGCCTTTGCCGGTTTTTCGGGCGCGACCTTTACCAATGCCAGCAACCAGGGCGTCATCTTCACCACGTTCGAGCCGTTCGAGGATCGTATCGAAAGCGGGCTGAACGCCAATGCCATTGTCGGTCAGCTTTTTGGCCGGATGCAAGTGATCCGCGAGGCGTTCATCATCGCCATCGCGCCGCCCGCAGTGCGCGGTGTGGGCACCGGTGGCGGGTTCAAGATGCAATTGCAGGACACCGAAACGTCCGACATGGGGCGGGTCCTGAACACGGCCTACGCGATCATGGGCGCATCACAGCAATCCGACAAGGTTGCGGGCGTGTTCACCACCTTCTCGGCCAGTTCACCGCAGGTGTTCCTCGAAATCGACCGGGTGCGTGCGCAGATGCTGAATGTCCCGATCGGAGAGATTTTCGAGACATTGTCGATCAACCTCGGCTCGGCCTACGTGAACGACTTCAACGCCTTTGGGCGCCTGTTCCAGGTGCGCGCGCAGGCGGACCAGCAATTCCGGTTGGAAGAGGACGACATCCGGTCGTTGCGCGTGCGCACGGCCACCGGGGCGCTTGTTCCGTTGGGCACCCTCGTCTCGGTCGTCGACACCGCAGGCCCGGCCCTTGTCCAACGCTATAACCAGCTGGTGTCGGTGCCTATTCAGGGCAATGCCACACCGGGTGTGTCCACGGGCGAGGCATTGATCGCGATGGAGGAACTGGCGGCCCAACTTATGCCGCCCGGCGTGAATTTCGAGTGGACCGAACTGGCCCTGCAAGAGCGCAACCAGGGGGATGCAGCCAGCTACATCTTTGCGTTCTCGGTTCTTTTCGCCTTCCTGTTCCTTGCGGCGCTTTACGAAAGCTGGGTCTTGCCACTGGCCATTATCCTTGTGGTGCCCTTGGCAGTTCTGTCGGCCCTGTCCGGCGTGATGCTGCGTGGCATGGACAACAACATCCTGACCCAGGTCGGCCTGATCGTCCTCGTGGGACTATCCGCCAAGAACGCTATCCTGATCGTCGAGTTTGCGAAACAGGCGCAAGAGGAAAAAGGCTTGTCGCCCGCCGAGGCGGCGGTTGAGTCCTGCCGACTGAGGCTGCGCCCCATCCTGATGACGGCCTTTGCCTTTATCCTTGGTGTGGTGCCCCTGATGATCGCCACCGGTCCGGGGTCCGAGATGCGGCAGGCCCTGGGTACAGCCGTGTTCTTCGGCATGTCCGGCGTGACCTTCCTTGGCTTGTTCTTTACCCCGGTGTTCTACGTGGCGCTCAGACGGATCTTTCCTGTCACAACGACGGCCCCAGACGGACCAGCAGCCGAACCGGAACCGGACAAGGCCACGGCAAGCTAG
- a CDS encoding acetate--CoA ligase family protein codes for MFGSPSQRPGTPRNPVETGNRDLSRLLRPKSIAVVGGGVWCRSVVEQAERFGFDGAIWPVHPTRPAIAGHGAFPSIADLPYAPDAAFVGVNRTASVDVVADLARIGAGGAVCFASGFSEAGAEDGHAATLQASLVSAAGDMPILGPNCYGFINAVDQALLWPDQHGCTPVARGVAILTQSSNIAINLTMQQRALPIAYAITCGNMAQTGQAELALALLDDPRVTAIGLHIEGFQDLRAWETLAAKAHDHGVPLVALKVGASDQARHAAVSHTASLAGSDIGAQAFLKRLGIARVGALPDFLETLKLLHMHGPVRGPGIASISCSGGEASLVADMALGTGLHFPALTAPQEQALREALGPMVALANPLDYHTYIWGDTNRMARAWAAMTGDAIGMTLAIVDYPTTDATDWACTVQAALTAHDTTKAPFGVVASLPELMPRDTAQTLAQGGVIPFFGLREALAAIDAARTVGPPHPEPVCLPGTGDDNVALTEASAKAQLAAHGLTVPKNCTVERDRVGTAAAAFSAPLALKGVGLTHKTDSGAVCLNVDPDHAQDTAQSIGTDGILIEEMITDGVAELLIGVVRDPAHGFVLTLGAGGTLTELLQDTASMLLPATDQDIVVALGKLRCAPVLAGYRGAASVDRSALIDAILAVQAYVLANADAVSEVEVNPLICTPTRAVAVDALIRKA; via the coding sequence ATGTTCGGCAGCCCATCACAGCGACCCGGCACGCCGCGGAACCCTGTTGAAACAGGAAACCGGGATCTGTCCCGACTGTTGCGACCCAAGTCCATCGCCGTCGTCGGGGGCGGGGTCTGGTGCAGGTCGGTTGTGGAACAGGCGGAAAGATTTGGCTTTGACGGTGCCATCTGGCCGGTTCATCCGACCAGGCCAGCCATCGCCGGGCATGGGGCCTTTCCGTCGATTGCGGACCTGCCATACGCGCCTGATGCCGCCTTTGTCGGCGTGAACCGAACAGCAAGCGTGGACGTCGTGGCGGATTTGGCGCGCATCGGCGCGGGCGGTGCCGTGTGCTTTGCCTCGGGCTTTTCCGAGGCGGGGGCAGAAGACGGCCATGCCGCGACCTTGCAAGCGTCCTTGGTGTCTGCGGCTGGCGACATGCCAATCCTTGGACCCAATTGCTATGGGTTCATCAATGCCGTTGATCAGGCACTGCTGTGGCCTGACCAGCACGGGTGCACTCCGGTGGCACGTGGTGTTGCCATCCTGACCCAGAGTTCCAACATCGCGATCAACCTGACGATGCAACAACGGGCGCTGCCCATCGCCTATGCCATCACCTGTGGCAACATGGCCCAGACCGGCCAGGCCGAACTGGCCCTGGCGCTGCTGGACGACCCCCGCGTGACCGCCATCGGGCTCCACATCGAGGGTTTTCAGGACCTGCGCGCCTGGGAAACCCTGGCCGCGAAGGCCCATGACCATGGCGTGCCGCTGGTTGCGCTCAAGGTCGGCGCCTCGGACCAGGCCCGGCACGCGGCTGTGTCGCACACGGCCTCGCTTGCCGGGTCCGACATTGGCGCGCAGGCCTTTCTCAAACGCCTGGGCATTGCGCGGGTCGGTGCGTTGCCGGACTTCCTGGAAACGCTGAAACTGTTGCACATGCACGGCCCGGTGCGCGGACCCGGTATCGCCTCGATCAGCTGTTCAGGGGGCGAAGCAAGCCTTGTTGCCGACATGGCACTGGGCACCGGGTTGCACTTCCCTGCGCTGACCGCCCCCCAGGAACAGGCCTTGCGCGAGGCGCTTGGCCCCATGGTCGCACTTGCCAACCCTCTGGATTATCACACTTATATCTGGGGTGACACGAACCGGATGGCCCGCGCGTGGGCGGCGATGACCGGAGATGCCATCGGGATGACCCTTGCAATCGTCGATTACCCCACCACCGACGCAACCGACTGGGCCTGCACCGTTCAGGCGGCGCTGACCGCACACGACACGACCAAGGCTCCTTTTGGGGTGGTGGCGTCCTTGCCCGAACTTATGCCCCGGGACACCGCGCAAACACTCGCCCAAGGGGGCGTGATCCCCTTCTTCGGATTGCGCGAAGCGTTGGCCGCAATCGATGCTGCCCGCACCGTAGGTCCGCCGCATCCCGAACCTGTGTGTTTGCCCGGAACAGGGGACGACAACGTAGCGCTGACCGAAGCATCCGCAAAGGCACAGCTTGCGGCACATGGTCTGACGGTGCCGAAGAATTGTACGGTCGAACGCGACAGGGTTGGCACGGCAGCGGCGGCGTTTTCCGCACCTCTCGCGTTGAAAGGGGTCGGATTGACCCACAAGACCGACAGCGGCGCGGTGTGCCTGAATGTCGATCCCGATCACGCGCAAGACACCGCCCAAAGTATTGGGACGGACGGTATTCTGATCGAAGAGATGATAACGGACGGTGTGGCCGAACTGTTGATCGGGGTGGTGCGCGATCCGGCCCACGGGTTCGTGCTGACCCTTGGTGCCGGTGGCACCCTGACCGAACTCCTGCAGGACACTGCGTCAATGTTATTGCCCGCGACGGATCAGGACATTGTTGTGGCGTTGGGCAAATTGCGCTGCGCGCCGGTGCTGGCAGGGTACCGCGGCGCCGCCTCTGTCGACAGATCTGCCCTGATCGACGCAATTCTGGCGGTCCAGGCCTATGTTCTTGCGAACGCCGATGCCGTCAGCGAGGTTGAAGTGAACCCGCTAATCTGCACCCCCACCCGCGCCGTCGCCGTTGACGCGCTGATACGAAAGGCCTGA
- a CDS encoding efflux RND transporter periplasmic adaptor subunit, with protein MKFLALAGFFAAITFGSAVLAQQGPPTVTVASPVVKTIVEDDEFVGRFEAQSEVDVRSRVSGYLEAVHFQDGSLVGKDQLLFTIDQRQFRTALRQAQAQIDVATATFDFAEEQLERAQALIGNGTIPQSVLDERREAYLSAQGALEQARAALELAELDIEFSEIRAPMAGRIDRSQIDPGNLVSADQTELTTIVSNDPIYFLFDIDERYFLAYARDARARGTSLQEGGGALEVKVTLSDSRIPAQSGYLDFSENKIDADTGTMRVRAVLPNPDELLTPGLFGRVNVPGSLPYEGILVPDRAIVADQNRRLVMTVDDTGLVTPLPVRPGPRIDGYRVIREGMDGSETIVIDGLVAARPGTTVNPDRMELPLIAEN; from the coding sequence ATGAAATTTTTGGCACTGGCGGGTTTTTTCGCTGCGATCACATTCGGCAGCGCTGTATTGGCGCAACAAGGCCCGCCTACGGTCACAGTGGCCAGCCCGGTGGTCAAAACAATCGTCGAAGATGATGAATTTGTCGGCAGGTTCGAGGCGCAGTCCGAAGTCGACGTTCGGTCGCGCGTGTCGGGATACCTTGAAGCTGTGCATTTTCAGGACGGCAGCCTGGTGGGAAAGGACCAGTTGCTGTTCACCATCGACCAGCGGCAGTTCCGGACCGCGCTGCGGCAGGCGCAGGCCCAGATCGACGTCGCGACCGCCACCTTTGACTTTGCCGAAGAACAGCTGGAACGCGCACAGGCCCTGATCGGCAACGGCACCATTCCCCAAAGCGTGCTGGACGAACGCCGCGAGGCATATCTGTCGGCCCAGGGGGCGCTGGAACAGGCGCGCGCGGCCCTGGAACTGGCCGAACTTGATATCGAATTTTCGGAAATCCGCGCGCCGATGGCCGGACGCATCGACAGGTCGCAAATTGATCCCGGTAACCTCGTGTCTGCGGATCAGACCGAACTGACCACCATCGTTTCGAACGATCCGATCTATTTCCTTTTTGACATCGACGAACGGTACTTCCTTGCCTACGCCCGCGACGCGCGGGCCCGGGGCACGTCCCTGCAGGAAGGGGGCGGCGCACTCGAGGTGAAGGTGACGCTGTCCGACAGCCGCATTCCGGCGCAAAGCGGATATCTCGATTTTTCCGAAAACAAGATCGACGCAGACACAGGTACCATGCGCGTGCGCGCTGTGCTGCCCAACCCCGACGAGCTTCTGACACCGGGTCTCTTTGGTCGGGTCAATGTGCCCGGCTCGCTTCCTTATGAAGGCATATTGGTGCCGGACCGTGCCATTGTCGCGGACCAGAACCGCAGGCTGGTGATGACAGTGGACGACACCGGGCTTGTGACCCCGCTGCCGGTACGGCCGGGCCCGCGGATCGACGGGTACCGGGTGATCCGCGAGGGCATGGATGGCAGCGAAACCATCGTGATCGACGGGCTGGTCGCCGCGCGGCCGGGCACTACGGTGAACCCCGACCGGATGGAACTGCCCCTGATCGCGGAAAACTGA
- a CDS encoding helix-turn-helix domain-containing protein, with protein MHNWPNIHDALQHVDILLFDQFSNHCLANFVEPLRATNGIVRGQPYHWRFVTLDGAPVHSSSGLQIAPHGALGDATGRALFLMPSYGIRTLDRPDVVRAVVRAAGRAQVLGGFDTGSWLLARAGLLDGYAATIHWDMLDGFAERFPHVDVMRKRYVIDRDRVTCSGAMAAFDVVAHLIAEAHGPTVAMEVAQLFMSRDATPMTGATLAGRTVRRAVALMQDHVETPLTIPEIARRVGCTQRTLEQRMRAAMAATPAAVYRRQRLNAALRLVRHSDVPVAEIAGRCGYDNASAMTRAFRAAFGASPQAVRQSGL; from the coding sequence ATGCACAATTGGCCAAATATCCACGACGCGCTGCAGCATGTCGACATTCTGCTGTTTGACCAGTTTTCGAACCATTGCCTTGCCAATTTTGTGGAACCCTTGCGTGCAACAAACGGGATTGTTCGGGGGCAGCCGTATCACTGGCGATTTGTGACGTTGGATGGGGCGCCGGTACACAGTTCCAGCGGATTGCAGATTGCACCGCACGGGGCGTTGGGGGACGCGACCGGGCGTGCGCTGTTTCTGATGCCATCCTACGGTATCCGCACGTTGGACCGACCGGATGTCGTTCGTGCCGTTGTTCGGGCCGCAGGGCGGGCCCAGGTCTTGGGCGGTTTCGACACCGGGTCCTGGTTGCTGGCGCGGGCGGGATTGCTGGATGGCTATGCCGCCACAATTCATTGGGACATGCTGGACGGTTTTGCCGAACGTTTCCCGCATGTTGATGTGATGCGAAAAAGATATGTGATCGACCGCGACCGCGTAACCTGTTCCGGCGCAATGGCGGCATTCGACGTCGTGGCACATCTGATTGCCGAGGCGCACGGCCCGACCGTGGCGATGGAGGTGGCACAGCTTTTCATGTCGCGGGATGCGACGCCGATGACGGGTGCGACGCTTGCGGGTCGGACTGTGCGGCGTGCCGTGGCGCTTATGCAGGACCACGTTGAAACGCCCCTGACCATCCCGGAGATTGCCCGCCGGGTCGGGTGCACCCAGAGGACGCTGGAACAACGCATGCGTGCGGCCATGGCTGCGACGCCCGCTGCCGTATATCGCCGTCAGAGGCTGAACGCGGCCCTGCGTCTGGTGCGGCACAGTGATGTGCCGGTGGCCGAGATTGCGGGACGGTGCGGGTACGACAATGCGAGTGCGATGACCCGTGCGTTCCGGGCCGCGTTTGGTGCCAGCCCGCAGGCGGTGCGCCAAAGCGGTCTGTGA
- a CDS encoding Asp/Glu racemase, protein MTLPFDLEDDRPLQMGLVALQSDETVERDLRRLLPDTVEYMISRVPSAATVSPDTLRQMADDLTTAAALFPRGANMACVGYGCTSGTAEIGADKIAHLITMGVPTPHVTNPVTALIAACRHLHITRLGLISPYIASVSDRLRHVLALAGIEVTAFASFDEPLEERVVRISTGSIVQAACGLGDADQFDAVFLSCTNLRTLPAIPEIEAALRLPVLSSNLVLAWHMAALAGPGLRPGLPYRLGRAPQDGPMHKS, encoded by the coding sequence ATGACGCTTCCTTTCGATCTGGAAGACGACCGCCCATTGCAGATGGGCCTCGTGGCGCTTCAATCCGACGAAACCGTCGAACGCGACCTGCGGCGACTGCTGCCGGACACGGTCGAATACATGATCAGCCGCGTACCATCGGCGGCAACGGTATCGCCCGATACGCTGCGCCAAATGGCAGACGACCTCACCACTGCGGCGGCCTTGTTTCCGCGCGGCGCCAACATGGCCTGTGTCGGATATGGGTGCACCTCCGGCACGGCTGAAATCGGGGCGGACAAGATCGCCCACCTGATCACAATGGGCGTCCCGACCCCGCATGTGACAAATCCGGTGACCGCCTTGATCGCTGCCTGCCGCCACCTGCACATCACGCGCCTGGGTCTGATCAGCCCCTATATCGCAAGCGTGTCGGACAGGTTGCGCCATGTCCTGGCATTGGCCGGAATCGAAGTCACCGCCTTCGCCAGCTTTGATGAACCGCTTGAAGAACGTGTGGTGCGGATCTCGACCGGTTCCATCGTCCAAGCGGCGTGCGGCCTGGGCGACGCGGATCAGTTTGATGCAGTCTTTCTGTCGTGCACCAATCTGCGTACCCTGCCCGCCATTCCTGAGATCGAGGCGGCGCTGAGACTCCCGGTCTTGTCCAGCAACCTTGTGCTTGCCTGGCATATGGCTGCGCTGGCAGGACCCGGCCTGCGGCCCGGTCTGCCCTACCGACTTGGCAGGGCACCACAGGATGGTCCAATGCACAAATCCTAA
- a CDS encoding acyl-CoA dehydrogenase family protein codes for MQFGLTEEQDMIVSTVRSFVENEIYPHEAEVERTGHVPHDLGQEIKRKVIDMGFYACNFPEEVGGAGLSHLDFTLVERELGRGSMALTHFFGRPQNILMACNDEQRERYLLPAVRGDRMDALAMTEPDAGSDVRGMKCNAVRDGGDWVINGSKHFISGAEHADFFIVFIATGVDETPKGPKKRITTFLVDRGTPGFEVRDGYTSVSHKGYKNCILYFDDCRLPDAQVLGEVDGGFAVMNEWLYATRLTVAAFSVGRARRCFDYALNYAAERKQFGQPIGKFQGVGFQIADMITEIDAADWLTLAAAWRLDQSLPSNREIASAKLYASEALARVTDTTLQIYGGMGLMDDFPIERFWRDARVERIWDGTSEIQRHIISRDLLRPLGA; via the coding sequence ATGCAGTTTGGCCTGACCGAAGAACAGGACATGATCGTGTCCACCGTGCGCAGCTTTGTCGAAAACGAAATTTACCCGCACGAAGCCGAAGTGGAACGCACCGGCCACGTGCCGCACGACCTTGGGCAAGAGATCAAGCGCAAGGTCATCGACATGGGCTTTTACGCCTGCAACTTTCCCGAAGAGGTGGGCGGCGCAGGGCTCAGCCACCTGGATTTCACACTGGTCGAACGCGAGTTGGGACGCGGTTCAATGGCGCTGACCCATTTCTTTGGTCGCCCGCAGAACATCCTGATGGCCTGCAACGACGAACAGCGCGAACGCTATCTTTTGCCCGCAGTCCGCGGCGACAGAATGGATGCGCTTGCCATGACGGAACCCGATGCAGGGTCGGACGTGCGCGGCATGAAATGCAATGCCGTGCGGGACGGCGGCGATTGGGTGATCAACGGATCCAAGCATTTCATATCGGGTGCCGAACACGCCGACTTTTTCATCGTGTTCATTGCGACCGGCGTCGATGAGACACCCAAGGGCCCCAAGAAACGGATCACCACCTTCCTTGTGGATCGGGGCACACCCGGGTTCGAGGTGCGCGATGGATACACCTCGGTCAGCCACAAGGGGTACAAGAACTGCATCCTCTATTTTGACGACTGCAGGTTGCCGGACGCCCAGGTGCTGGGCGAGGTGGATGGCGGTTTCGCCGTCATGAACGAATGGCTCTATGCCACGCGTCTGACCGTCGCGGCCTTCAGCGTCGGACGCGCGCGCCGTTGTTTTGACTATGCTTTGAACTACGCCGCGGAACGCAAGCAGTTCGGCCAACCCATTGGTAAATTCCAGGGCGTCGGGTTCCAGATTGCCGACATGATCACCGAAATCGATGCCGCTGACTGGCTGACACTGGCCGCGGCATGGCGTCTGGACCAGAGCCTGCCGTCGAACCGAGAGATCGCGTCGGCCAAGCTCTATGCCTCCGAGGCGTTGGCGCGGGTCACGGACACAACCTTGCAGATCTATGGCGGTATGGGGTTGATGGACGATTTCCCGATTGAACGGTTTTGGCGCGACGCCCGGGTCGAGCGCATTTGGGACGGCACCAGCGAAATCCAGCGCCACATCATCAGCCGCGATTTACTACGGCCTCTGGGCGCCTGA
- a CDS encoding carnitinyl-CoA dehydratase, which yields MTPIKTHRDGAILEVTLNRPKANAIDLATSRIMGETFKAFRDDPDLRVAIITGAGDKFFSPGWDLKAAADGDAVDGDYGVGGFGGLQELPGLNKPVIAAVNGIACGGGLELALSADMILAADHATFALPEIRSGTVADAASIKLPKRIPYHIAMELLLTGRWFDAEEAHRWGLVNEVVPAGTLLDRARDVARLIASGPPLVYAAIKEVVRDAEDAKFQDALNRITTSQLPTIERLYNSEDQLEGARAFAEKRDPVWKGR from the coding sequence ATGACCCCCATCAAAACGCATCGCGACGGTGCGATTCTCGAAGTCACCCTAAACCGCCCCAAGGCCAATGCCATCGACCTGGCCACGAGCCGGATCATGGGCGAGACTTTCAAGGCCTTTCGCGACGACCCCGACCTGCGTGTCGCGATCATTACCGGCGCTGGCGACAAGTTCTTCTCGCCCGGGTGGGACCTCAAGGCGGCGGCGGACGGGGACGCGGTTGATGGCGACTACGGGGTCGGCGGATTTGGCGGATTGCAGGAATTGCCAGGGCTCAACAAGCCGGTGATCGCGGCGGTCAACGGAATTGCCTGTGGTGGCGGATTGGAACTTGCATTGAGCGCCGACATGATCCTAGCGGCCGACCACGCGACCTTTGCCCTGCCCGAAATCCGGTCGGGCACGGTGGCGGATGCGGCCAGCATCAAACTGCCCAAACGCATACCATATCACATCGCGATGGAACTTCTGCTCACGGGGCGCTGGTTCGACGCCGAGGAAGCGCACCGTTGGGGCCTTGTGAACGAAGTTGTCCCCGCGGGGACACTTTTGGACCGGGCACGTGACGTGGCCCGACTGATCGCCTCTGGCCCGCCACTGGTTTACGCAGCAATCAAGGAAGTTGTCCGGGATGCCGAGGACGCGAAGTTTCAGGATGCGCTGAACCGCATCACGACCAGCCAATTGCCCACGATCGAACGCCTCTATAACTCGGAAGACCAGCTGGAGGGCGCGCGCGCATTTGCAGAAAAACGCGATCCGGTCTGGAAAGGTCGCTAG